Proteins encoded in a region of the Vibrio ponticus genome:
- the trpD gene encoding anthranilate phosphoribosyltransferase — MEQIINKLYEQESLTEQESQQLFDLIIRGELDPILMASALTALKIKGETPAEIAGAAKALLENANPFPRPDYDFADIVGTGGDGHDTINISTTAAFVAAGCGLKVAKHGNRSVSSKSGSSDLLDSFGINLAMSADDTREAVDDLGVAFLFAPQYHGGVRHAMPVRQTMKTRTIFNILGPLINPARPNIELMGVYSEELVRPIAETMLKMGMKRAAVVHGSGLDEVAIHGETTVAEIKDGQIHEYTLSPEDFGVERFPLEAIKGGDPEENKAIITNILTGSGTKAQLGAVAVNVALLMRLFGHENLKANTQQAIDVMNSGKAFKLVEQLAARG, encoded by the coding sequence ATGGAACAGATTATTAATAAACTATATGAGCAAGAGTCACTGACTGAGCAAGAAAGCCAGCAGCTTTTCGACCTGATTATCCGTGGTGAATTAGACCCGATTTTGATGGCTTCTGCCCTAACGGCACTGAAGATCAAAGGTGAAACACCTGCTGAAATCGCTGGCGCAGCCAAAGCATTACTCGAAAACGCCAACCCGTTCCCACGCCCAGACTATGATTTTGCCGATATCGTTGGCACTGGTGGTGACGGACACGACACTATCAATATCTCGACCACCGCCGCTTTTGTTGCGGCAGGTTGTGGGCTTAAAGTTGCTAAGCATGGTAACCGTAGCGTTTCGAGCAAATCCGGTTCATCGGATCTGCTTGATTCATTCGGCATCAACCTCGCAATGAGTGCAGATGACACGCGTGAAGCCGTAGATGACCTTGGCGTGGCTTTCTTATTTGCACCGCAATATCACGGTGGTGTACGCCACGCGATGCCAGTGCGTCAAACCATGAAAACTCGCACCATCTTTAATATCTTAGGTCCTTTGATTAACCCAGCTCGTCCTAATATCGAGCTGATGGGCGTCTACAGCGAAGAACTGGTTCGCCCAATTGCAGAAACCATGCTGAAAATGGGCATGAAACGCGCGGCAGTGGTGCATGGCAGCGGCTTAGATGAAGTGGCGATTCATGGCGAAACCACGGTAGCTGAAATCAAAGACGGACAAATTCATGAATACACCCTATCACCGGAAGATTTTGGCGTGGAACGTTTCCCATTAGAAGCAATTAAGGGTGGCGATCCAGAAGAAAACAAAGCGATCATTACCAACATTTTGACCGGCAGCGGCACTAAGGCGCAATTAGGTGCAGTCGCGGTCAACGTGGCACTATTGATGCGTCTATTTGGTCACGAAAACCTTAAAGCCAATACTCAGCAAGCGATTGACGTGATGAATTCAGGCAAGGCATTTAAGTTAGTAGAACAGTTAGCGGCACGCGGCTAA
- the trpCF gene encoding bifunctional indole-3-glycerol-phosphate synthase TrpC/phosphoribosylanthranilate isomerase TrpF, producing MTQTSEKLSQHVSKQEAQMAEVLAKIVRDKYQWVAERKQTQPLAEFQTELEPSDRDFYQALSGDKTAFILECKKASPSKGLIRNDFNLDYIAATYDRHASAISVLTDEKYFQGNFEFLPQVRKQARQPILCKDFMVDSYQVYLARHYSADAILLMLSVLDDAQYQELADVAHSLNMGVLTEVSNEDELHRAVKLGAKVIGINNRNLRDLSTDLNRTKELAPTIRELAPNATIISESGIYTHQQVRELAEFADGFLIGSSLMAEDNLEQAVRKVTLGQNKVCGLTHSDDAAKAYQSGAIYGGLIFVEASKRYVSPENARLVMSGAPLNYVGVFQNHPVEIVAEIATQLNLAAVQLHGSESQEYVDVLRIQLPQEIQIWKAYGVSDKQVQRLSRHIDRHLLDAQVGKQSGGTGKVFDWSLIGCTKEVMLAGGLSADNAQQAGTLGCLGLDLNSGVESAPGKKDLVKLQQAFAAIREY from the coding sequence ATGACACAGACATCTGAAAAACTCTCCCAGCACGTATCGAAACAAGAAGCGCAAATGGCAGAAGTATTAGCAAAGATTGTCCGCGACAAATATCAATGGGTCGCGGAGCGCAAACAAACGCAACCACTCGCTGAGTTTCAAACCGAGCTTGAGCCCTCTGATCGCGACTTCTACCAAGCGTTGAGTGGTGATAAAACCGCGTTCATTCTTGAATGTAAAAAAGCCTCACCGTCAAAGGGGCTGATCCGGAACGATTTTAACTTGGACTACATCGCCGCAACCTATGATCGCCACGCAAGTGCAATCTCGGTGCTGACCGATGAAAAATACTTCCAAGGTAATTTTGAGTTTCTGCCGCAAGTGCGCAAACAAGCTCGCCAACCTATCTTATGTAAAGATTTTATGGTCGACAGCTACCAAGTGTATCTTGCGCGCCACTATAGCGCGGATGCGATTCTGTTGATGCTGTCAGTATTGGATGATGCTCAGTATCAAGAACTTGCTGACGTTGCCCATTCTCTGAATATGGGTGTTTTAACTGAAGTGAGCAACGAAGACGAATTGCACCGAGCGGTTAAACTGGGCGCTAAAGTCATTGGTATTAACAACCGCAACCTGCGCGATCTCAGCACCGATTTAAACCGTACCAAAGAGTTAGCTCCAACCATCCGTGAATTGGCACCCAACGCCACGATTATCTCTGAATCGGGGATTTACACCCACCAGCAGGTACGCGAACTGGCTGAGTTTGCCGATGGTTTCTTAATTGGCAGTTCGCTGATGGCGGAAGATAACCTCGAACAAGCAGTGCGCAAAGTAACCCTCGGACAAAACAAAGTGTGTGGTTTGACCCATTCAGACGATGCTGCTAAAGCGTATCAATCGGGAGCCATCTATGGCGGTTTGATCTTTGTTGAAGCCTCAAAGCGTTATGTGAGCCCAGAAAATGCTCGTCTCGTGATGAGTGGTGCGCCGCTTAACTATGTTGGCGTCTTCCAAAACCACCCTGTTGAAATTGTGGCTGAAATTGCTACCCAATTGAACCTTGCTGCGGTGCAGTTACATGGTAGCGAGTCTCAGGAGTATGTGGATGTTCTGCGCATTCAACTACCGCAAGAGATCCAGATTTGGAAAGCCTATGGCGTGAGTGATAAACAGGTGCAACGTCTTAGCCGCCATATCGACCGCCATCTACTCGATGCTCAAGTCGGCAAACAAAGTGGCGGGACAGGCAAAGTATTTGATTGGTCGTTAATCGGCTGCACCAAAGAAGTGATGCTGGCTGGCGGATTATCGGCAGATAACGCCCAGCAAGCAGGCACATTAGGCTGCCTCGGTTTAGACCTCAATTCCGGTGTGGAAAGCGCACCAGGTAAAAAAGATTTAGTTAAGTTGCAACAAGCGTTTGCTGCAATTAGAGAATATTAA
- the trpB gene encoding tryptophan synthase subunit beta, translating into MAKLNAYFGEYGGQYVPQILVPALEQLEQAFIDAQEDPAFRSEFMSLLQEYAGRPTALTLTRNLTKGTKTKLYLKREDLLHGGAHKTNQVLGQALLAKRMGKNEIIAETGAGQHGVATALACALLGLKCRVYMGAKDVERQSPNVFRMKLMGAEVIPVHSGSATLKDACNEALRDWSGSYETAHYLLGTAAGPHPFPTIVRDFQRMIGEETKNQILAREGRLPDAVIACVGGGSNAIGMFADFIEEESVRLIGVEPAGKGIDTDQHGAPLKHGKTGIFFGMKAPLMQDANGQVEESYSVSAGLDFPSVGPQHAHLNAIGRAEYDNVTDDEALEAFQELARSEGIIPALESSHALAHALRMARENPEQEQLLVVNLSGRGDKDIFTVHALLEEKGVM; encoded by the coding sequence ATGGCGAAGTTAAATGCCTATTTTGGCGAATACGGCGGTCAATACGTCCCGCAAATTCTAGTGCCTGCGCTAGAGCAACTAGAGCAAGCGTTTATTGATGCACAAGAAGATCCTGCATTTCGCAGCGAGTTTATGTCACTGCTGCAAGAGTATGCGGGTCGCCCAACAGCGTTAACGCTGACTCGTAACCTGACCAAAGGCACCAAAACCAAACTGTATCTAAAGCGTGAAGATTTGCTGCACGGCGGCGCACACAAGACCAACCAAGTACTTGGTCAAGCATTGCTGGCAAAACGCATGGGTAAAAATGAAATCATCGCTGAAACAGGTGCGGGTCAACACGGTGTAGCGACTGCCCTAGCCTGTGCACTACTAGGACTAAAATGCCGCGTTTACATGGGCGCGAAAGACGTTGAGCGTCAAAGCCCGAACGTATTTCGCATGAAACTAATGGGCGCAGAAGTGATCCCGGTGCATTCAGGTTCAGCCACACTAAAAGATGCCTGTAACGAAGCGCTACGCGACTGGTCTGGCAGCTACGAAACCGCTCACTACTTGCTAGGTACAGCTGCGGGTCCTCACCCATTCCCGACGATTGTGCGTGACTTCCAGCGCATGATTGGTGAAGAGACCAAAAACCAGATTTTAGCCCGTGAAGGTCGCCTGCCTGATGCAGTCATTGCCTGTGTGGGTGGTGGCTCTAACGCCATTGGTATGTTTGCCGACTTTATTGAAGAAGAAAGTGTGCGTCTAATTGGCGTCGAACCAGCAGGTAAAGGCATTGATACAGACCAACATGGTGCACCGCTAAAACATGGCAAAACTGGTATTTTCTTTGGCATGAAAGCACCACTGATGCAAGATGCCAACGGTCAAGTTGAAGAGTCTTACTCAGTGTCAGCTGGTCTAGATTTCCCATCAGTAGGACCACAACACGCTCACTTAAATGCGATTGGACGAGCTGAGTATGACAACGTCACCGATGATGAAGCGCTAGAAGCCTTCCAAGAACTTGCGCGTAGCGAAGGGATCATTCCAGCGCTAGAATCCTCTCACGCACTGGCTCATGCATTGCGCATGGCACGTGAAAACCCAGAACAAGAACAACTACTGGTGGTAAACCTATCGGGTCGTGGTGACAAAGACATCTTTACTGTCCACGCCCTCCTAGAAGAAAAAGGAGTGATGTAA
- the trpA gene encoding tryptophan synthase subunit alpha: MDRYQSMFARLAEKNQGAFVPFVTICDPSPEHSLEIMRTLAKSGADALELGMPFSDPLADGPTIQGANIRALDAGATPAICFELISKIRAEFPELPIGLLMYANLVFSRGIEDFYQRCAEAGVDSVLIADVPTNESAEFVAAANKFGIHPIFIAPPTASDETLQSVAELGSGYTYLLSRAGVTGAETKANMPVSDMLERLNKFDAPPALLGFGISEPEQVKQALEAGAAGAISGSAVVKIIENNHPQPELMLEALGNFVTAMKTATQK; the protein is encoded by the coding sequence ATGGACCGTTATCAATCAATGTTTGCTCGCCTTGCAGAGAAAAACCAAGGCGCATTTGTCCCGTTCGTTACCATCTGCGATCCTAGCCCTGAACACTCACTAGAAATCATGCGCACGTTAGCAAAATCTGGTGCTGACGCGCTTGAGTTAGGTATGCCATTCTCCGACCCGCTGGCAGATGGTCCAACAATTCAAGGCGCTAACATTCGCGCTTTGGATGCAGGCGCAACACCGGCAATTTGCTTTGAACTGATCAGTAAAATTCGTGCTGAGTTTCCAGAGTTACCGATTGGTCTGTTGATGTATGCCAACTTGGTGTTTTCACGCGGTATCGAAGACTTTTATCAACGCTGTGCAGAAGCTGGTGTTGATTCGGTGCTGATTGCCGATGTTCCGACCAATGAAAGCGCTGAGTTTGTGGCTGCCGCTAACAAGTTTGGTATTCACCCAATCTTTATTGCGCCACCAACCGCCAGCGACGAAACGCTTCAATCTGTAGCGGAGTTGGGCAGTGGCTACACTTACCTGCTGTCGCGTGCGGGGGTAACTGGCGCTGAAACTAAAGCCAATATGCCAGTAAGTGATATGCTAGAGCGCCTGAATAAATTTGATGCGCCGCCTGCTCTACTTGGCTTTGGTATTTCAGAACCCGAGCAAGTGAAACAAGCGCTTGAAGCTGGCGCGGCAGGCGCAATTTCAGGTTCTGCTGTGGTTAAAATCATTGAGAATAACCACCCTCAACCAGAGCTTATGCTCGAAGCGCTAGGTAACTTTGTTACCGCGATGAAAACAGCAACACAAAAGTAA
- a CDS encoding dicarboxylate/amino acid:cation symporter produces the protein MEVLEKKGLLSNIGVQVVIAMIVGTAVGAMMGQDAAMFAPLGAIFINLIKMLVIPLVAVALISGAAGLGNSHAAGKVGAVTLGYFGLTSALAVALAIVMGVVFQPGIGIDLSSVEGMFSSEYAAKGELPTFWATVTGMIPTNVFQSLNEANILQILVFCLFFGIALSRQDKERRTPIINGVNTIVDSMVWMINKVMVIAPIGVFGLMAEAVGTFGFGALMVVFKLFVVYVAAILIFGFVVYPAMIHLFTKTSAKQFISAMKKPQAVALSTASSMATLPVTMDTVEHELKVRNSTASFVLPLGATINMSGNAIYYGLVAIFFAQLFNIELGMGAYIAIIVTSTLGAVGQAGVPGPSFLVVAVLLAAGIPIEGLPLLFALDRIFDMIRTALNITGDAACAVIVDALIEEEAAQAELEKQQA, from the coding sequence ATGGAAGTGTTAGAGAAAAAAGGTTTGCTAAGCAACATAGGTGTTCAAGTTGTCATTGCAATGATCGTCGGTACTGCCGTTGGTGCCATGATGGGTCAAGATGCTGCAATGTTTGCTCCACTTGGCGCAATTTTTATTAATCTAATCAAAATGCTAGTGATTCCACTAGTCGCAGTAGCACTCATTTCTGGTGCCGCAGGCTTAGGCAATAGCCATGCAGCAGGTAAAGTTGGCGCAGTAACGCTAGGTTACTTTGGTCTAACTTCAGCACTGGCGGTGGCACTGGCTATCGTGATGGGCGTGGTTTTCCAACCAGGTATCGGCATTGACCTGTCGAGCGTGGAAGGCATGTTCTCATCTGAATACGCTGCTAAAGGGGAACTTCCTACTTTCTGGGCGACCGTTACCGGTATGATCCCAACCAACGTTTTCCAATCCCTAAACGAAGCGAATATTCTACAAATCTTGGTGTTCTGTCTATTTTTCGGTATCGCACTTTCTCGCCAAGACAAAGAGCGCCGTACACCGATTATCAATGGCGTAAATACCATTGTTGATAGCATGGTTTGGATGATCAACAAGGTTATGGTTATCGCACCTATCGGTGTCTTCGGTCTCATGGCAGAAGCAGTAGGTACCTTTGGTTTTGGCGCACTAATGGTGGTATTTAAACTCTTTGTTGTTTACGTCGCAGCCATCCTGATCTTTGGCTTTGTGGTCTACCCTGCCATGATCCATCTGTTTACTAAGACATCAGCCAAACAGTTTATCAGTGCAATGAAAAAGCCTCAGGCAGTTGCTCTCTCTACCGCCTCATCCATGGCAACACTGCCTGTAACTATGGACACTGTTGAGCACGAGCTAAAAGTGCGCAACTCAACCGCATCATTTGTTCTGCCACTTGGCGCAACAATCAACATGTCTGGTAACGCGATCTACTATGGTTTGGTAGCAATCTTCTTCGCCCAGCTGTTTAACATTGAACTCGGTATGGGTGCATACATCGCGATTATTGTTACTTCAACCTTAGGTGCGGTTGGTCAAGCGGGTGTTCCGGGACCATCATTCCTTGTGGTTGCAGTACTGCTTGCCGCAGGCATTCCAATCGAAGGTCTACCACTGCTATTCGCATTGGACCGTATCTTTGACATGATCCGCACAGCCCTTAACATCACAGGTGATGCAGCCTGCGCCGTGATTGTTGATGCGCTGATTGAAGAAGAAGCCGCACAAGCGGAATTAGAAAAGCAACAAGCATAA